Below is a window of Chloroflexota bacterium DNA.
TACACCCCACCACGCAATCACTGCGCCGAATCTACGAGATCTTCGCCGAGATGGGGTTCCAGGTCTATGACGCCCGCGAGGTCGAGTACGATGAGTACAACTTCGGCCTGCTGAATATTCCCCCCCACCATCCGGCACGGGACATGTGGGACACGTTTTGGATCAACGATCGCGTCCTGCTACGCACGCACACCAGCCCCGGGCAGATTCACGCCATGCGAGAGTTCCACCCCCACCCCATTCGCGTGATCCTGCCGGGCAAATGCTATCGATACGAGCAGGTGACCGCTCGCTCCGATTTCATGTTCTATCAGGTCGAGGGGCTGGCCATCGGCCACAACATCACGATGGCGGACCTGAAGGGTACGATGGAGAACTTCGCCCGCCGCATGTACGGCGGCCAGCGCCGGATACGATTTCGCGGCTCCTACTTCCCGTTCACGGAGCCCAGCATAGAGGTGGACATCGACTGCATCCTGTGCGAGGGAAAGGGATGCCGGGTGTGCAAGTACACTGGCTGGCTGGAGATCGCCGGGGCGGGCATGGTCCACCCAGTTGTGCTCCGTAACGGCGGATACGATCCCGACGAGTTTACCGGATACGCGTTCGGCATGGGCGTAGAGCGCCCGGCGATGCTCAAATATCGCGTCGACGATATCCGCTATTTCTACTCCAATGACCCGAGGTTCCTGGAACAACTGGGATAAGGCGATGCACAACGGCTGGATCGCCTGCATCACCTCGGTGACCTGACCGACCAAACCTGAATCAGGGGGTCTCTATATGAAAGCACCGCTTTCCTGGCTAAAGGATTTCGTCGATATCACCATGTCGGTGGAAGAGCTGGCAGAACGGCTCACGCTGGCCGGTCTGGAAGTCGACCATATCGAGCATATCGGCGCCGATTGGGATCGGGAGAAGATCGTCGTCGGCCAGATCATCCGTGTGGATCCGCACCCCAACGCCGATCGGCTAACCCTGGCCACGGTCGACTACGGCGCCGACGAGCCGTTGACCGTCGTCACCGGCGCCCCCAACGTGAAACAGTACGAGGGCAAGCCGCTCCCCGGCCCGCTCAAGGTCGCCTTCGCCATGGTTGGCGCCGAGCTTATCGACGGGTATGCCGATGACGGGCGCAAGATGAAGCTGAAGCCGGCCAAGATCCGGGGCATACGCTCAGAGGGCATGGTCTGCTCCGAGAAGGAGCTGGGCCTGTCCGACGAGCACACGGGGATCCTCTACCTCCCGGCCGACGCCCCCGTCGGAATGCCCCTGGCCGATTACATGGGCGATGTGGTCCTGGATTTCGACATCAAGGGCGGCTTCGCCTACCTGTACAGCATCGTGGGGATCGCTCGGGAGATCGCGGCGCTCACTGACCAGAAGGCGCGCCTGGATGTGCTGACCATCCTCGATCGCCAGCCGGTGGAGATCCGCCCGGACGCGCCCTGGCTGGACCTGGAGATCGCCGATCCCGATCTGTGCGCCCGCTACTCCGCCGCCATGATCCGCGGCGTCCAGATCGGCCCATCGCCTGATTGGATGCAACAGCGACTGCGCCGCGCCGGCATGCGCCCCATCAATAACATCGTGGACATCACGAACTACGTCATGCTGGAGCTGGGCCAGCCGCTGCACGCGTTCGATTACGCCAAGCTGCGCCCGCGTCCCGGCGAGGACCGCCCGGCCATCATCGTCCGGCGGGCCCGCCCCGGCGAGCGCATGACGACGCTAGACGGCGTGGAACGCGAGCTGGATCCGGAGATGCTCCTCATCACCGACGGCGGCGGCCCCGTCGCGATCGCCGGCGTCATGGGCGGGCTGGAATCCGAGGTTACGGAGGCCACCACCGACATCCTGCTGGAGTCGGCCAACTTCGACTACATCAACAACCGGCGCACGGCGAAGGCGCTCAACCTGCCCAGCGAGGCCGCCACCCGCTTCGGCAAGCGGGTGGACCCGGAGCTCACGGTGAAAGCGCTGGCCCGGGCCTGCCAGCTTTTGGAGGAACTGGCGGGCGGCAAGGTGGAACCGCTTTACGCCGATCTGTACCCCGGCCGCAAGGAGCCCACCGTCATCGACCTGCGGCTACGGGACGTGCCCCGCATCCTCGGCGCGGATGTGTCTCGCGCCGAGGTCGAGCGCATCCTGCACTCGTTGGAGTTCGACACGGCGTCGGCGGGCGAGGGGATCCTACGGGTCACCGTCCCCAGCTATCGGCTGGACGTCACCCAGCCGGTCGATCTGATCGAGGAGATCGGGCGGATCTGGGGATACGATCGCCTGCCATCCACCCTGATCCAGGATGAACTCCCGCCCCAACGGGACAACCCGCAGTTCCAACTAGAGGAGAGGGTACGAGATCTCCTGGT
It encodes the following:
- the pheS gene encoding phenylalanine--tRNA ligase subunit alpha, with the protein product MLEQLEALQEEALAALAAAKDQKSLEEWRVRYLGRRGALTAVMRGLRQIPPEERPKVGQAANRVKETLEAAYTRRQEEIKAAEIEAQLKADAVDVTLPGRPIALGRLHPTTQSLRRIYEIFAEMGFQVYDAREVEYDEYNFGLLNIPPHHPARDMWDTFWINDRVLLRTHTSPGQIHAMREFHPHPIRVILPGKCYRYEQVTARSDFMFYQVEGLAIGHNITMADLKGTMENFARRMYGGQRRIRFRGSYFPFTEPSIEVDIDCILCEGKGCRVCKYTGWLEIAGAGMVHPVVLRNGGYDPDEFTGYAFGMGVERPAMLKYRVDDIRYFYSNDPRFLEQLG
- a CDS encoding phenylalanine--tRNA ligase subunit beta; its protein translation is MKAPLSWLKDFVDITMSVEELAERLTLAGLEVDHIEHIGADWDREKIVVGQIIRVDPHPNADRLTLATVDYGADEPLTVVTGAPNVKQYEGKPLPGPLKVAFAMVGAELIDGYADDGRKMKLKPAKIRGIRSEGMVCSEKELGLSDEHTGILYLPADAPVGMPLADYMGDVVLDFDIKGGFAYLYSIVGIAREIAALTDQKARLDVLTILDRQPVEIRPDAPWLDLEIADPDLCARYSAAMIRGVQIGPSPDWMQQRLRRAGMRPINNIVDITNYVMLELGQPLHAFDYAKLRPRPGEDRPAIIVRRARPGERMTTLDGVERELDPEMLLITDGGGPVAIAGVMGGLESEVTEATTDILLESANFDYINNRRTAKALNLPSEAATRFGKRVDPELTVKALARACQLLEELAGGKVEPLYADLYPGRKEPTVIDLRLRDVPRILGADVSRAEVERILHSLEFDTASAGEGILRVTVPSYRLDVTQPVDLIEEIGRIWGYDRLPSTLIQDELPPQRDNPQFQLEERVRDLLVGAGLQEVITYTLISPSLEGKLYPGQPVDESRYIGLANPMSSERTHLRRTLAANLLTTIRSHLRYVDRVALFEIGRVYLKQEGQDLPDEEPRLGIAMTGPRGLDGWLDKDSEPLDFFDLKGVVEILLDRLDIGPIEYRPIEHPTYQPGRSAEIVLVEEGSGEAVRLGTLGEVHPVVREAFDLPAQRVGLAELSLRPLIARYGHIRTLQPISPFPAVKEDLAIVVDQDIPATRVEEVIRKAGGRLLQAVRLFDVYQGASIPEGKKSLAYALTYQALDRTLTDEEVASIRARIIRRLERELGAQLRA